A genomic segment from Syntrophales bacterium encodes:
- a CDS encoding DUF2065 domain-containing protein translates to MKFLLCVLGMVFIIEGLPHFVFPEKIKTYLMRLAELPPATLRISGLLAIIAGLILVYFGRR, encoded by the coding sequence ATGAAGTTTCTTCTCTGCGTGCTGGGAATGGTTTTTATCATAGAGGGACTTCCACATTTCGTTTTTCCGGAAAAGATTAAGACCTACCTGATGAGACTGGCTGAGCTCCCTCCCGCAACGCTGAGGATTTCTGGATTACTGGCCATTATTGCCGGACTGATCCTCGTCTATTTCGGGAGAAGATAG
- the mce gene encoding methylmalonyl-CoA epimerase, which produces MVGKVDHIGIAVSNLEESVKFYEEALGLHLHGTEVVEEQKVKVAFLPVGDTEVELLEATSGDSPIAKFIETKGQGVQHLAFRVDNIEAALESMRAKGIRLIDEKPRYGAGGAKIAFLHPKSTNGVLIELCERK; this is translated from the coding sequence ATGGTCGGTAAAGTAGATCACATAGGTATTGCGGTCAGTAATCTTGAGGAATCTGTGAAGTTTTACGAGGAAGCCCTGGGGCTTCATCTGCATGGGACTGAGGTGGTGGAAGAACAGAAGGTTAAAGTGGCCTTTCTTCCCGTTGGCGATACGGAAGTCGAACTGCTTGAAGCTACATCTGGCGACAGTCCGATTGCCAAATTTATAGAAACGAAGGGTCAAGGGGTTCAGCATCTAGCTTTCAGGGTGGACAATATAGAAGCGGCCTTAGAGTCCATGAGGGCAAAAGGGATCAGATTGATAGATGAAAAACCGAGATATGGCGCCGGCGGGGCAAAAATAGCATTCCTGCATCCCAAAAGCACCAACGGAGTATTGATCGAGCTGTGCGAAAGAAAATAA
- a CDS encoding helix-turn-helix transcriptional regulator has translation MRTEIGKRLKKVRKERGLTQRELASKISDKVDYTYIGKIERGKQLPSIGVLKRISDALAIPLSYFFLEEETTGFLALLSADLKEVAKNKKKQIFLRALRDINEEDIPLFIEIINILNKHRKVLKEGEEYLKAAENKEDYGEPNGR, from the coding sequence TTGAGGACCGAGATCGGCAAGAGACTAAAAAAGGTAAGAAAAGAAAGGGGGCTTACTCAGAGAGAGCTTGCATCAAAGATAAGCGACAAGGTTGATTATACTTACATCGGGAAGATAGAAAGGGGTAAACAGCTTCCCTCAATCGGGGTGCTGAAGAGGATTAGTGATGCCTTGGCCATTCCCCTGAGTTATTTCTTTTTAGAAGAAGAAACAACTGGATTTCTGGCACTGCTATCCGCGGATTTGAAGGAAGTTGCGAAAAATAAGAAAAAACAGATATTCTTAAGGGCATTAAGGGATATTAATGAGGAAGACATTCCCCTCTTTATCGAGATTATTAATATCTTGAATAAACATCGGAAGGTTCTCAAAGAAGGGGAGGAATACCTCAAAGCGGCCGAGAATAAGGAAGACTATGGGGAGCCGAACGGAAGATAA
- a CDS encoding BrnT family toxin, which translates to MKFEWDTRKAEINFKKHKVAFTEAATVFADTLGITIYDPDHSKDEERYITIGHSHQGRILIVAHTDRGDRIRIISARELTKTERKAYEEGK; encoded by the coding sequence ATGAAATTTGAGTGGGATACCAGAAAAGCCGAGATAAACTTTAAAAAACATAAGGTAGCATTTACTGAGGCTGCCACAGTTTTTGCTGACACGCTCGGCATAACTATTTATGACCCTGATCACTCAAAGGATGAGGAGCGATATATTACTATCGGGCATTCACATCAAGGTCGCATCCTGATAGTTGCCCATACTGATAGAGGCGATCGGATTAGAATAATCAGCGCGAGAGAATTGACTAAAACAGAAAGAAAGGCTTATGAAGAAGGAAAATAA
- a CDS encoding type II toxin-antitoxin system PemK/MazF family toxin has translation MVIKQGEIYWVDLSEPKGSEPGYRHPHIVIQNNLFNASRINTIVVCSLTSNLNRAKAPGNVLLNKGEANLPRKSVVNISQIFTVNKSDLVEKIGQVSTKRIMEILDGIKLLTEPREI, from the coding sequence ATGGTAATTAAACAAGGTGAAATATATTGGGTTGATCTTTCTGAACCCAAAGGCTCAGAACCGGGATATCGTCATCCACATATCGTAATTCAAAACAATTTATTTAATGCCAGTCGAATAAACACTATTGTAGTTTGTTCCCTTACCTCGAACCTTAACCGGGCAAAGGCTCCTGGCAACGTCCTGTTGAACAAAGGCGAAGCAAATCTCCCCAGAAAAAGTGTTGTCAACATTTCTCAAATTTTCACAGTCAACAAAAGTGATTTGGTTGAGAAAATAGGGCAGGTTTCAACAAAAAGAATAATGGAGATTCTTGATGGCATAAAATTGCTTACCGAACCTCGAGAGATTTGA
- a CDS encoding IS4 family transposase yields MNSGKTIFAQLMDFVPTYEFRKCVDRYNGNHKVISFSCWDQYLCMAFAQLTYRESLRDIQVCLRATQSRLYHLGIRGKVSRNTLAHANQTRDWRIYADFAQILIAKARKLYAADSFGIELDQAVYALDSTTIDLCLALFPWAEFRKRKGAIKLHTLLDLHGNIPSVVIITTGKVHDVNILDQLIIELGAIYIMDRGYLDFARLYKIHRATAFFVTRTKRNFSRTRLYSQPVDKATGVQCDQIVVLKGHYAKKDYPEKLRRIRYFDSKNNKTFVFLTNNFVLPAITIANLYRCRWQVELFFKWIKQHLRIKAFYGTTENAVKTQIWIAISVYVLVAIVKKALKLDQSLYTILQILSVTLFEKTPIFQALSNISYTNQEEPPSNQLNLFD; encoded by the coding sequence ATGAATTCCGGGAAAACGATCTTTGCCCAGTTGATGGACTTTGTTCCCACATACGAATTCCGAAAATGCGTCGATCGATACAACGGCAATCACAAGGTGATCAGCTTTTCCTGCTGGGACCAGTACCTGTGCATGGCATTCGCCCAACTCACCTACCGGGAAAGCCTCAGGGATATCCAAGTCTGCCTGCGGGCAACCCAGTCCAGACTTTATCATTTGGGCATCCGGGGGAAGGTCTCCCGCAATACCCTCGCGCATGCCAATCAGACCCGGGACTGGCGGATTTATGCCGACTTTGCTCAAATCCTCATCGCGAAAGCCAGAAAACTTTACGCCGCCGATTCCTTCGGTATCGAACTGGATCAAGCGGTCTATGCCCTGGATTCTACGACCATCGACCTCTGTCTGGCACTTTTCCCCTGGGCCGAGTTCCGAAAACGCAAAGGGGCAATCAAACTCCATACCCTTCTGGATCTGCACGGAAACATTCCTTCTGTGGTGATTATCACCACGGGGAAAGTTCACGATGTCAATATCCTCGACCAATTGATCATCGAGCTTGGGGCCATCTATATCATGGATCGCGGCTATCTGGATTTTGCCCGCCTCTACAAGATCCACCGAGCGACGGCATTCTTTGTCACTCGGACAAAAAGAAACTTCAGCCGAACACGCCTCTACTCCCAGCCTGTCGACAAAGCCACCGGCGTCCAATGCGATCAGATTGTCGTCCTCAAGGGTCATTATGCAAAAAAGGACTACCCGGAAAAACTCCGACGCATCCGCTACTTCGATTCAAAGAACAACAAAACGTTTGTATTTCTGACCAACAACTTCGTCCTGCCGGCCATCACGATTGCCAACCTCTATCGCTGCCGCTGGCAGGTCGAGCTGTTTTTCAAGTGGATCAAGCAGCATCTCAGGATCAAGGCCTTTTATGGCACCACCGAGAATGCAGTCAAAACTCAGATATGGATCGCCATCTCGGTTTATGTTCTCGTGGCCATTGTGAAGAAAGCCTTGAAATTGGACCAAAGTCTCTACACAATTCTACAGATTTTGAGTGTGACTCTTTTCGAAAAAACTCCAATTTTTCAGGCACTTTCAAATATCAGCTACACAAACCAGGAGGAACCTCCCAGCAACCAATTGAATCTATTCGATTAA
- the queA gene encoding tRNA preQ1(34) S-adenosylmethionine ribosyltransferase-isomerase QueA — protein sequence MKLEGFDYHLPKELIAQEPCEVRDQAWMMVVHRKTGMMENRVFQDLPEFLQKGDVLVINDSQVIPARLIGKKTSEGTIEILLLRKRDDTPPGQTWEALLRPAKRVRVGTQIWFGRGCQARIIDRVSDRKWLITFTMALAFDQFLNQYGKAPLPPYIKRRGDCVTDRKDSERYQTVYARVPGSVAAPTAGLHFSRNILNTLKNQGVLIAPVTLHVGYGTFLPLATELVEDHVMEEEFFEIGEEAAEMISGAERVIAVGTTSTRVLETASDEQGRIRPSAGSAGLFIYPGYHFKRVNALITNFHLPRSSLFLLICAFAGKDLIQKAYQRAIEDRYRFYSYGDCMLIL from the coding sequence ATGAAATTAGAGGGGTTCGATTACCATCTTCCCAAAGAACTAATCGCGCAGGAACCCTGCGAGGTGAGAGACCAGGCATGGATGATGGTTGTCCATAGAAAAACCGGCATGATGGAGAATAGGGTTTTTCAGGATCTTCCCGAATTTTTGCAGAAGGGGGATGTCCTGGTAATCAATGATTCGCAGGTGATACCGGCACGGCTGATCGGGAAAAAGACATCAGAAGGAACGATTGAAATTCTTCTCTTGCGAAAGCGGGATGATACCCCCCCTGGTCAGACCTGGGAGGCATTATTAAGGCCGGCAAAGAGAGTCCGTGTGGGGACCCAGATCTGGTTTGGCAGAGGATGTCAGGCGAGGATAATTGACAGGGTATCGGACAGGAAATGGCTCATCACCTTCACCATGGCCCTTGCGTTTGATCAATTCCTGAATCAATATGGGAAGGCTCCCCTGCCCCCCTATATCAAGCGAAGAGGAGATTGCGTAACTGATCGCAAGGATAGCGAAAGGTACCAAACGGTTTATGCAAGGGTTCCCGGATCGGTTGCGGCGCCCACTGCCGGTCTGCATTTTTCCCGGAATATCCTGAATACCTTAAAGAATCAGGGGGTTCTTATTGCTCCTGTCACACTCCATGTCGGCTACGGGACATTTCTTCCTCTCGCCACGGAACTCGTGGAAGACCACGTGATGGAGGAAGAGTTCTTTGAGATAGGGGAAGAAGCCGCCGAGATGATCAGTGGCGCGGAAAGGGTCATTGCCGTGGGTACCACCTCCACGAGGGTACTCGAAACAGCCTCAGACGAACAGGGCAGGATAAGACCATCAGCAGGATCCGCCGGACTTTTCATCTATCCCGGTTACCATTTTAAGCGGGTCAATGCGTTGATCACCAATTTTCATCTCCCCAGATCGTCTCTCTTTCTCCTTATCTGTGCCTTTGCAGGTAAAGACCTGATCCAGAAGGCCTACCAGCGGGCAATAGAGGATCGCTACCGCTTTTACAGCTACGGAGATTGTATGCTGATCCTGTAG
- a CDS encoding VOC family protein, with translation MIKKIDHVGIAVKSVDSAISFYEEMLGGKLVSKDREEGQKLISAKVSMGDSMLEIMESLSVDGVIAKFIESKGEGIHHLSLRVESFEGFLNELEGKGVKIVGKEITPERKIAFIHPKNTSGVLIEIIEKNTAVPTLIE, from the coding sequence ATGATAAAGAAAATTGATCATGTAGGAATTGCCGTTAAAAGCGTGGATAGTGCAATATCATTTTACGAAGAAATGCTTGGTGGAAAGCTTGTTTCAAAAGATCGTGAGGAAGGTCAAAAGCTTATATCAGCCAAGGTTTCCATGGGGGATAGCATGCTGGAAATTATGGAATCACTAAGTGTTGATGGTGTAATTGCTAAATTTATAGAGTCTAAGGGAGAAGGAATCCATCATCTATCCTTAAGGGTTGAAAGCTTTGAAGGCTTCTTAAATGAACTGGAGGGAAAAGGTGTAAAAATCGTTGGGAAGGAAATTACTCCTGAAAGAAAAATTGCCTTTATTCATCCAAAGAATACCTCTGGGGTACTAATTGAAATCATAGAGAAGAACACTGCTGTCCCAACGTTAATCGAATAG
- a CDS encoding CooT family nickel-binding protein — MCQANAYIERGGVEEVVMENVDILEPEGGKLFLRSIFGEQKILPLRIKRISLVNCKIILEE; from the coding sequence ATGTGTCAGGCCAATGCATACATCGAGCGTGGTGGAGTTGAAGAAGTGGTCATGGAGAATGTGGATATTCTCGAACCTGAAGGGGGAAAGCTTTTCCTCCGTTCTATCTTTGGTGAACAGAAGATACTGCCCCTGCGGATCAAGCGTATTTCCCTGGTTAACTGCAAGATCATCCTGGAGGAATAG
- the rpsT gene encoding 30S ribosomal protein S20 — protein sequence MATHRSAEKRSRQNEKRRLRNSAIKSRVKTGIKSVLKAVEGKDREGSKTALVHVIPLIDKATAKDVLHKKTASRKISRLSRKVNALSENLR from the coding sequence TTGGCTACCCATAGATCTGCAGAAAAGAGAAGCAGGCAGAATGAAAAGCGCCGTTTGAGAAATAGTGCGATAAAATCCCGCGTCAAGACAGGGATTAAGTCAGTACTCAAGGCTGTTGAAGGAAAGGACAGGGAGGGTTCAAAGACCGCCCTGGTCCATGTCATACCACTTATAGATAAGGCAACGGCTAAAGATGTGCTTCATAAAAAGACAGCATCGCGTAAAATATCAAGATTATCCAGAAAGGTAAATGCCCTTTCCGAAAACTTGCGATAA
- a CDS encoding ribbon-helix-helix protein, CopG family: MPGVKTAISLDEELLIKVNRLANDLHVSRSKVFTLAVQDYLKIQENQSLLAQLNEAYEDFPSEEESEISKSMRIKHSKIIEQESW, from the coding sequence ATGCCCGGAGTCAAAACGGCAATATCACTAGATGAAGAATTACTTATAAAAGTCAATAGATTAGCCAATGACTTGCATGTTTCCCGAAGCAAGGTTTTTACCCTGGCTGTGCAGGACTATTTAAAAATACAAGAAAATCAATCTTTGCTTGCTCAGTTGAATGAGGCGTATGAGGACTTTCCTAGCGAGGAAGAAAGTGAAATTTCAAAATCCATGCGTATCAAACACAGCAAAATTATTGAGCAAGAGTCATGGTAA
- the ppdK gene encoding pyruvate, phosphate dikinase → MKNKWIYFFDEVAEVERYVGGKWDGVRALLGGKGANLAEMTRIGLPVPPGFIVTTEACNAYQAAGGQFPGDLWQQEQETLKRLEAQTGKKFGNPAKPLLVSCRSGAKFSMPGMMDTVLNIGLNDEVAKGLAVLTGDERFAYDSYRRLIQMFGSVVMGIDDEPFEEVIAETRREAGVKSDADLEASHWRAVTGEFKKIFKSRTGQDFPQDPIEQIKLATEAVFKSWNGRRAIDYRNAAGIPHDLGTAVNIVTMVFGNMGDTSGTGVAFTRDPSTGEKVLFGDYLINAQGEDVVAGIRNTKKIDEMAEDFPEAYTQFVDICRKLEKHYRDMQDMEFTIEQKKLWVLQTRDGKRTARAAIKIAVDMVNEGLITREHALMRVSPAHVDTLLHPQFDPKAKKVASGEGNLLATGVNASPGAAVGVIAFDADLAEKWGKSGKNVIMVRPFTKPDDVHGMLAAKGILTSEGGATSHAAVVARQFGVPCVVGASDVVIDLEKRELTANGTVVKEGDWISVDGGTGEAFVGQIPTIAPKLEEQTSLLTMLSWADEVRRLQVWANADYPEDAARARSFGAQGIGLCRTEHMFFQEERLPIVQRMILAGSEEEREKFLNELLPFQRSDFTGLFEAMNGLPVIIRLIDPPLHEFMPNHRDVLEQVIEKRIKGETEGLAELESLLTAIEGMHESNPMMGMRGVRLSIMMPGIVKMQVRAIFEAACNVAKRGVVVKPEVMIPLTGHVNELKAIQPQLESVAKAVMKEKGVEIGYKFGTMIEIPRAAITAGEIASVAQFFSFGTNDLTQMTFGYSRDDAESRFLLEYVTRGILPRNPFQTIDQDGVGELMKIAVERGRAVRPDLEVGICGEHGGDPVSIEFCHRINQNYVSCSPFRVPIARLAAAQAALKERGVTTK, encoded by the coding sequence GTGAAAAACAAATGGATATATTTTTTTGATGAAGTTGCAGAGGTTGAAAGGTATGTTGGCGGCAAGTGGGACGGTGTGCGTGCCCTGTTGGGAGGTAAGGGCGCTAACCTGGCTGAGATGACGCGTATTGGTTTGCCCGTACCGCCCGGTTTTATTGTGACTACAGAGGCGTGTAATGCCTACCAGGCTGCCGGCGGACAGTTTCCCGGTGATCTGTGGCAACAGGAACAGGAGACGCTCAAAAGGCTGGAGGCGCAAACCGGCAAAAAGTTTGGTAATCCTGCCAAGCCGCTGCTGGTATCCTGCCGCTCCGGCGCTAAATTCTCGATGCCCGGCATGATGGACACCGTTCTGAACATCGGTCTTAATGACGAGGTGGCAAAAGGTTTGGCCGTACTGACAGGTGATGAACGCTTTGCCTACGATTCCTATCGGCGCCTCATCCAGATGTTCGGCTCTGTGGTAATGGGTATTGACGATGAACCATTTGAGGAGGTGATCGCAGAGACACGCAGAGAAGCAGGTGTGAAAAGTGACGCCGACCTTGAGGCCAGCCACTGGAGGGCTGTGACAGGGGAATTCAAGAAAATCTTCAAGTCCAGGACCGGACAAGATTTCCCACAAGATCCGATTGAGCAGATTAAGCTGGCCACGGAGGCCGTTTTCAAAAGCTGGAACGGCCGGAGGGCAATAGACTATCGTAACGCCGCCGGCATCCCCCATGACCTGGGCACGGCGGTCAACATTGTGACCATGGTCTTTGGCAATATGGGCGATACCTCCGGTACTGGCGTGGCCTTTACCCGCGACCCTTCCACAGGCGAGAAGGTGCTCTTTGGCGATTACCTCATCAACGCCCAGGGTGAGGATGTGGTGGCCGGTATCCGCAACACCAAAAAGATTGACGAAATGGCGGAAGACTTTCCCGAGGCCTACACTCAATTTGTGGACATCTGCCGCAAGCTGGAAAAACACTACCGCGACATGCAGGATATGGAGTTTACCATCGAGCAGAAAAAGCTATGGGTGCTGCAAACTCGTGACGGCAAACGCACGGCCAGGGCTGCCATCAAAATCGCCGTGGATATGGTAAATGAAGGACTTATCACCAGGGAACATGCCTTGATGCGTGTCAGCCCGGCCCATGTTGATACCCTGCTCCATCCCCAGTTTGATCCTAAGGCTAAGAAAGTGGCATCAGGGGAAGGGAATCTGTTGGCCACGGGCGTTAACGCCTCTCCTGGCGCTGCAGTGGGGGTGATAGCCTTCGATGCCGATCTAGCCGAGAAGTGGGGCAAGTCCGGCAAAAATGTGATCATGGTACGTCCCTTCACCAAGCCGGACGATGTGCATGGCATGCTCGCCGCCAAAGGGATTCTCACCAGTGAAGGGGGTGCGACGAGCCATGCGGCTGTAGTGGCCCGGCAATTTGGCGTACCCTGTGTGGTCGGGGCAAGCGATGTGGTCATTGACCTGGAAAAACGGGAGCTTACTGCAAACGGCACGGTAGTCAAAGAAGGGGACTGGATTTCTGTTGATGGCGGCACGGGCGAAGCTTTCGTCGGCCAGATTCCCACCATCGCCCCCAAATTGGAGGAACAAACCAGCTTGCTCACCATGCTCTCTTGGGCTGATGAAGTCCGTCGCCTGCAGGTCTGGGCCAACGCCGACTATCCCGAAGATGCAGCACGAGCGCGTAGCTTCGGTGCGCAGGGCATCGGCCTGTGCCGCACTGAACACATGTTCTTCCAGGAGGAACGGCTACCCATCGTGCAGAGGATGATCCTGGCCGGAAGTGAAGAGGAGCGTGAAAAGTTCCTTAATGAGTTGCTCCCCTTCCAGCGCAGTGATTTTACAGGCCTCTTCGAGGCGATGAACGGTCTGCCTGTGATCATCCGTCTGATTGATCCGCCGCTCCACGAGTTTATGCCCAATCACCGGGATGTGCTAGAACAGGTAATTGAGAAGCGGATCAAAGGCGAAACCGAGGGACTGGCCGAACTCGAATCCCTCCTGACCGCCATCGAGGGCATGCATGAGAGCAACCCCATGATGGGAATGCGTGGTGTGCGTCTCAGCATTATGATGCCAGGCATTGTCAAGATGCAGGTGCGGGCTATCTTTGAGGCGGCATGTAACGTGGCTAAGCGGGGTGTGGTGGTTAAACCAGAGGTGATGATCCCCCTTACCGGCCACGTGAATGAACTCAAGGCCATCCAGCCGCAGCTTGAGAGTGTAGCCAAAGCGGTAATGAAAGAGAAGGGGGTAGAAATTGGATACAAATTTGGTACGATGATTGAGATTCCACGGGCGGCCATCACCGCCGGTGAGATCGCCAGTGTTGCCCAGTTTTTTTCCTTTGGCACCAACGACCTGACTCAGATGACCTTCGGTTACTCCCGTGACGATGCAGAGTCCCGTTTCCTGCTTGAATATGTGACACGAGGGATCTTACCCCGGAACCCCTTTCAAACCATTGACCAGGATGGTGTCGGCGAATTGATGAAAATAGCCGTCGAACGGGGCAGGGCTGTCCGACCTGATCTGGAGGTTGGTATCTGCGGCGAGCATGGTGGCGACCCGGTCTCGATCGAATTCTGCCACCGCATCAACCAGAACTACGTAAGTTGCTCACCCTTCCGCGTGCCCATCGCCCGCCTGGCCGCAGCACAGGCTGCCCTGAAAGAAAGAGGTGTCACGACGAAGTAA
- a CDS encoding site-2 protease family protein, which translates to MRKLPSVNLILFFITLLTTLIAGALQRGINPFENPLSLWKGIPFSFTLMMILGAHEFGHYFMSKRHHIDATLPYFIPAPSFIGTFGAFIKMRSPIMDRRTLLDVGAAGPLAGMIVAVPVLFVGLILSEIVPGTREGGINLGASVFFSLLNWLARGVMPEDTNLILHPIAFSGWIGLLVTCMNLLPVGQLDGGHVAYAILGSRQRLLARAILVLLLVLGMTGWSGWLVWAVILFFMGLDHPPVIYEWIPLDKRRKIIGWITLVLFVITFTPVPFR; encoded by the coding sequence ATGCGCAAACTACCTTCGGTTAATCTCATTCTCTTTTTTATCACACTTCTTACTACCCTTATTGCCGGTGCGCTCCAGCGGGGAATCAACCCTTTCGAAAATCCCCTGTCTCTGTGGAAGGGGATACCGTTTTCCTTTACCCTGATGATGATCCTGGGGGCACACGAATTCGGTCACTATTTCATGTCTAAGAGACATCATATAGATGCAACCCTTCCCTATTTCATACCGGCACCGTCGTTTATTGGAACCTTCGGGGCATTTATCAAAATGAGATCCCCCATCATGGACAGGAGAACTCTCCTTGATGTAGGTGCGGCGGGTCCCCTGGCCGGGATGATAGTCGCTGTGCCGGTTCTGTTTGTCGGGCTTATCCTTTCAGAAATAGTTCCGGGAACAAGAGAGGGAGGAATCAATCTGGGCGCCTCTGTCTTTTTTTCCCTTCTTAACTGGCTTGCTCGTGGTGTCATGCCGGAAGATACAAATCTCATCCTTCATCCCATCGCTTTTTCCGGCTGGATCGGCTTGCTGGTAACCTGCATGAATCTTCTCCCCGTCGGTCAACTTGACGGGGGACATGTGGCCTATGCGATACTCGGTTCCAGACAGAGGCTTTTAGCCAGGGCGATTCTCGTTCTTCTCCTTGTCCTCGGGATGACCGGCTGGAGTGGCTGGCTTGTGTGGGCGGTAATTCTGTTTTTCATGGGACTTGATCATCCGCCGGTTATTTATGAATGGATTCCCCTCGATAAAAGAAGGAAGATCATCGGCTGGATCACCTTAGTCTTATTTGTCATAACATTTACCCCCGTACCTTTCCGATAG
- a CDS encoding carboxyl transferase domain-containing protein — MASEKISELHKMKETIEQGGGGSKIKKQHESGKLTARERLNLLLDEGTFVEIDAFVKHRCNEFGMETTEAPGEGVITGYGCIDGRLVYVFAQDFTVIGGSLGEMHAKKICKVLDLALRMGAPVVGINDSGGARIQEGVDALSGYGQIFYRNTISSGVIPQISVIMGPCAGGAVYSPALTDFIFMVDKTSQMFITGPQVIKASTGEEVEPEKLGGAMTHNQTSGVAHFLSPDEATCIKDIKKLLSFFPSNNRETSPVVKFEGDVNGREDTLNSIVPDNPSKPYDMKKIIVAIVDHGDFMEVHSRYAKNIITAFARLNGYSIGIIANQPSVLAGCLDINASDKGSRFIRTCDAFNIPLLTLVDVPGFLPGTNQEFGGIIRHGAKMLYAYSEATVPKVTVVTRKVYGGAYLAMCGKDVGADMVFAWPGAEIAVMGPEGASNIIFKKEIESAADPAQARMEKIQEYRDKLATPYIAASRGYVDDVMEPAISRARLIRVFAMLRGKKETRPDKKHGIFPV; from the coding sequence ATGGCATCAGAGAAAATTAGTGAACTACATAAAATGAAAGAAACGATTGAGCAGGGGGGTGGAGGGTCCAAGATAAAAAAGCAGCATGAATCCGGAAAGCTCACGGCACGGGAGAGATTAAATCTTCTGCTGGATGAAGGGACCTTTGTGGAGATTGATGCCTTTGTAAAGCATAGATGCAACGAATTCGGAATGGAAACTACGGAGGCGCCGGGGGAAGGAGTTATTACGGGTTATGGATGTATTGACGGCAGGCTTGTGTATGTCTTTGCCCAGGACTTTACCGTGATCGGTGGTTCCCTGGGGGAGATGCACGCCAAGAAAATCTGCAAGGTACTGGATCTGGCGTTGAGAATGGGAGCCCCCGTCGTCGGGATTAATGACTCCGGTGGAGCGAGGATTCAGGAGGGTGTGGATGCCCTTTCGGGATATGGACAGATCTTTTACAGAAACACAATTTCTTCCGGGGTTATACCTCAAATTTCCGTCATTATGGGACCTTGCGCCGGCGGGGCTGTTTATTCACCGGCCCTGACAGATTTTATCTTTATGGTGGACAAGACAAGTCAGATGTTCATTACAGGACCCCAGGTAATTAAGGCATCTACAGGGGAAGAGGTCGAGCCGGAAAAACTGGGTGGGGCAATGACCCACAATCAAACCAGCGGAGTCGCCCACTTCCTCAGTCCAGATGAGGCCACCTGTATCAAAGATATCAAGAAGCTTTTGAGTTTCTTCCCCTCCAACAACAGGGAAACTTCCCCCGTGGTTAAATTTGAGGGCGATGTAAACGGAAGAGAAGATACGCTCAACAGCATTGTTCCCGATAACCCAAGCAAGCCCTATGATATGAAGAAAATCATCGTTGCCATCGTGGATCATGGCGATTTTATGGAAGTACATTCACGCTATGCCAAAAACATTATCACCGCTTTTGCGAGATTAAACGGCTACAGCATAGGGATTATCGCAAATCAGCCCAGCGTACTTGCCGGGTGTCTGGATATCAATGCTTCCGATAAGGGGTCAAGATTCATCAGGACATGCGATGCATTTAATATTCCACTATTGACTCTCGTTGATGTACCGGGTTTCCTGCCGGGGACCAATCAGGAGTTCGGTGGGATCATCAGGCATGGCGCAAAGATGCTTTACGCATACTCCGAGGCGACGGTACCCAAGGTGACAGTGGTGACAAGAAAAGTTTACGGGGGGGCGTATCTTGCCATGTGCGGTAAGGACGTGGGGGCAGATATGGTTTTCGCCTGGCCGGGGGCTGAAATTGCCGTGATGGGACCGGAGGGGGCATCAAACATCATATTTAAAAAGGAAATAGAATCCGCCGCCGACCCTGCCCAGGCGAGAATGGAGAAAATCCAGGAATACAGGGATAAACTTGCAACCCCCTATATAGCGGCCAGCAGGGGATACGTAGATGATGTAATGGAACCTGCCATCTCAAGAGCGAGGCTGATCAGGGTTTTTGCCATGCTAAGGGGAAAGAAAGAAACGAGACCTGATAAAAAGCACGGCATCTTCCCCGTGTAA